From Campylobacter sp. MG1, a single genomic window includes:
- the rplL gene encoding 50S ribosomal protein L7/L12 → MAITKQDVLEYISNLSVLELSELVKEFEEKFGVSAAPVMVAGAVGGAVAAAEEEKTEFNVVLTDAGANKINVIKVVRALTGLGLKEAKDAVEGTPSTLKEGVSKADAEEAKKQLEEAGAKVELK, encoded by the coding sequence ATGGCAATTACAAAACAAGATGTATTAGAATATATATCAAATCTAAGTGTTTTAGAATTATCTGAATTAGTTAAAGAATTTGAAGAAAAATTTGGTGTTAGTGCAGCTCCTGTTATGGTAGCTGGTGCTGTTGGTGGTGCTGTAGCAGCTGCTGAAGAAGAAAAAACAGAATTTAATGTTGTACTAACTGATGCTGGTGCTAATAAAATTAATGTTATTAAAGTGGTGCGTGCATTAACAGGATTAGGCTTAAAAGAAGCTAAAGATGCTGTTGAAGGTACTCCATCAACATTAAAAGAAGGTGTTAGTAAAGCTGATGCTGAAGAAGCAAAAAAACAACTTGAAGAAGCTGGCGCTAAGGTTGAGCTTAAGTAA
- the rplJ gene encoding 50S ribosomal protein L10, whose translation MTRNQKEEVIARLSDEFSTSNAVVVCNYKGIITKQLEVLRDSARVADVKVEVVKNTLANIALEKSGKNGLTLKDTNIYLWGVDSLAVTKVAAKFAEKNNAFEIKFGHIDGEVADANKINALSKMPSREELLAMLLQVWNAPIQNFTIGLNALKEKKEKE comes from the coding sequence ATGACAAGAAATCAAAAAGAAGAAGTTATAGCAAGACTTTCTGATGAATTTTCAACTAGCAATGCTGTTGTTGTTTGTAATTACAAAGGTATTATTACTAAGCAATTAGAAGTTTTACGTGATTCAGCTAGAGTTGCTGATGTTAAGGTAGAAGTGGTTAAAAATACTTTAGCTAATATTGCTTTAGAAAAATCTGGCAAAAATGGTCTAACTCTTAAAGATACAAATATTTATCTTTGGGGCGTTGATTCTTTAGCTGTTACTAAAGTAGCTGCTAAGTTTGCTGAAAAAAATAATGCTTTTGAAATTAAATTTGGTCATATTGATGGTGAAGTTGCTGATGCTAATAAAATTAATGCATTATCTAAAATGCCATCTCGTGAAGAGTTACTTGCTATGTTGTTGCAAGTTTGGAATGCACCGATTCAAAATTTCACAATCGGTTTAAATGCGCTTAAAGAAAAAAAAGAAAAAGAATAA
- the rplA gene encoding 50S ribosomal protein L1, translating to MAKKAKRIQELLKKVDLTQEYSLENGIKTVKSLASAKFDETVEIAMKLNVDPRHADQMVRGSVVLPEGTGKKVRVAVIAKDVKADEAKAAGADIVGDDDLVEEIQKGNINFDVLIATPNLMGLVGKVGRILGPKGLMPNPKTGTVTMDVAQAVKNAKSGQVNFRVDKQGNIHAGIGKASFSQEQIMNNASTFIKAINKHKPSTAKGRYIKNAALSLTMSPSVKLEIQELLDLK from the coding sequence ATGGCAAAAAAAGCAAAAAGAATTCAAGAATTATTAAAAAAGGTTGATTTAACACAAGAGTATTCTTTAGAAAATGGGATAAAGACTGTAAAAAGTTTGGCGTCAGCAAAATTTGATGAAACTGTTGAAATAGCAATGAAATTAAATGTTGATCCAAGACACGCAGATCAAATGGTAAGAGGTTCGGTAGTCTTACCAGAAGGAACTGGTAAGAAGGTTCGTGTTGCTGTAATTGCAAAAGATGTTAAGGCTGATGAAGCTAAAGCTGCTGGAGCTGATATTGTTGGTGATGATGATTTAGTAGAAGAAATTCAAAAAGGCAATATTAATTTTGATGTATTAATAGCAACTCCAAATTTAATGGGGCTAGTTGGTAAAGTTGGACGTATTTTAGGACCTAAAGGTTTAATGCCAAATCCTAAAACAGGAACAGTTACTATGGATGTGGCTCAGGCTGTTAAAAATGCTAAATCAGGTCAAGTTAATTTCCGTGTAGATAAACAAGGAAATATTCATGCAGGAATTGGTAAAGCTAGTTTTAGTCAAGAGCAAATTATGAATAATGCTAGTACTTTTATTAAAGCTATTAATAAACATAAGCCATCTACAGCTAAAGGTAGATACATAAAAAATGCAGCTTTATCGTTGACTATGAGTCCTAGTGTAAAATTAGAAATTCAAGAATTATTAGATTTAAAATAA
- the rplK gene encoding 50S ribosomal protein L11, which produces MAKKVVGEIKLQIAATKANPSPPVGPALGQQGVNIMEFCKAFNERTKDMAGYNIPVVITVYADKSFTFITKQPPATDLIKKAAGISKGTDNPLKNKVGKLTKAQILEIVDRKIADLNTKDREQAAKIIAGSARSMGVEVVD; this is translated from the coding sequence ATGGCTAAAAAAGTTGTTGGGGAAATTAAATTACAAATAGCTGCAACAAAGGCAAATCCATCACCACCAGTAGGACCTGCTTTAGGACAACAAGGTGTTAATATTATGGAATTTTGTAAGGCTTTCAATGAGCGTACAAAAGATATGGCGGGATATAATATTCCAGTAGTTATAACAGTATATGCTGATAAAAGTTTTACATTTATAACAAAACAACCACCTGCTACAGATTTAATTAAAAAAGCTGCAGGTATTTCAAAAGGAACTGATAATCCTTTAAAAAATAAAGTTGGCAAATTAACAAAAGCTCAAATACTTGAAATTGTTGATAGAAAAATTGCTGACTTAAATACTAAAGATCGTGAGCAAGCTGCTAAAATTATTGCAGGTTCTGCTAGATCAATGGGTGTTGAAGTAGTAGATTAA
- the nusG gene encoding transcription termination/antitermination protein NusG, with protein sequence MNYKWYAIQTYAGSEMAVKRAIEKLCFENGISDRLKEILVPTEDVIETGKNGKQKITAKCLYSSYVFANLDLDIELWHKIQKLPKVGRFIGESKKPTPLSEKDVNLILEKANNRKAPRPKIFFESGESVRITEGSFANFTGIVEEYDMVRGTLKLNVSIFGRSTPVEILYSQVEKII encoded by the coding sequence ATGAATTATAAATGGTATGCGATTCAGACTTACGCAGGTAGTGAAATGGCTGTAAAAAGAGCTATAGAGAAACTTTGTTTTGAAAATGGTATTTCAGATAGGTTGAAGGAAATATTGGTACCTACTGAAGATGTTATAGAAACAGGAAAAAATGGTAAGCAAAAAATTACAGCTAAGTGTTTGTATTCGAGCTATGTTTTTGCTAACTTAGACTTGGATATAGAGCTATGGCATAAAATTCAAAAATTACCTAAAGTAGGTAGATTTATTGGTGAGTCTAAAAAACCTACTCCTTTAAGCGAAAAGGATGTTAATTTGATTTTAGAAAAAGCTAATAACAGAAAAGCACCTAGACCTAAGATTTTCTTTGAAAGTGGAGAAAGTGTTAGGATTACTGAGGGTTCATTTGCGAATTTTACAGGTATTGTAGAAGAATATGATATGGTTAGGGGTACTTTAAAACTTAATGTTTCAATTTTTGGAAGAAGTACACCAGTTGAAATACTGTATTCACAGGTAGAAAAAATTATTTAA
- the secE gene encoding preprotein translocase subunit SecE: protein MEKLISYFKLSKAELSKVFFPTKNNVRNAFITVAVVVTVISLFLALVDLIMSFSLKSIL, encoded by the coding sequence ATGGAAAAATTAATAAGTTATTTTAAATTATCAAAAGCTGAATTATCAAAGGTGTTTTTTCCTACAAAGAATAATGTAAGGAATGCTTTTATAACTGTTGCTGTTGTAGTTACTGTTATTTCTTTATTTCTAGCTTTAGTTGATTTAATTATGTCTTTTTCATTAAAAAGTATTTTATAA
- the rpmG gene encoding 50S ribosomal protein L33 yields MRIKIGLKCEETGDINYSTFKNSKNTTGKLELKKYCPRLRKHTVHKEVKLKS; encoded by the coding sequence ATGAGAATTAAAATAGGCTTGAAATGTGAAGAAACAGGTGATATCAACTATAGTACATTTAAAAATTCTAAAAATACTACAGGTAAGTTAGAATTAAAAAAATATTGTCCGAGACTGAGAAAACATACGGTTCATAAAGAAGTTAAATTAAAGAGCTAA
- the tuf gene encoding elongation factor Tu produces the protein MAKEKFSRNKPHVNIGTIGHVDHGKTTLTAAISAVLSRKGLAELKDYDNIDNAPEEKERGITIATSHIEYETENRHYAHVDCPGHADYVKNMITGAAQMDGAILVVSAADGPMPQTREHILLSRQVGVPYIVVFMNKADMVDDAELLELVEMEIRELLSSYDFPGDDTPIVSGSALQALEEAKAGKDGEWSAKIMELMAQVDSYIPTPVRDTDKDFLMPIEDVFSISGRGTVVTGRIEKGVVKVGDTIEIVGIRDTQTTTVTGVEMFRKEMDQGQAGDNVGVLLRGTKKEDVVRGMVLAKPKTITPHTDFEAEVYILTKEEGGRHTPFFNNYRPQFYVRTTDVTGSIKLAEGTEMVMPGDNVKITVSLIQPVALEEGTRFAIREGGRTVGSGVVSKIVK, from the coding sequence ATGGCAAAGGAAAAATTCTCACGTAATAAACCACACGTGAATATCGGAACAATTGGTCACGTTGACCACGGTAAAACTACTTTAACTGCTGCTATTTCAGCTGTTTTATCAAGAAAAGGTCTTGCAGAGCTTAAAGATTATGATAATATTGATAATGCTCCAGAAGAAAAAGAAAGAGGTATTACAATTGCTACTTCTCATATTGAGTATGAGACTGAAAATCGTCACTACGCTCACGTAGACTGCCCAGGTCACGCAGACTATGTTAAAAACATGATTACAGGTGCTGCACAAATGGACGGTGCTATTCTTGTTGTTTCAGCAGCAGACGGCCCAATGCCACAAACTAGAGAACATATTCTATTATCACGCCAAGTTGGTGTTCCATACATCGTAGTATTTATGAACAAAGCTGATATGGTTGATGATGCTGAATTGTTAGAGCTAGTTGAAATGGAAATTAGAGAATTATTAAGTTCATATGATTTCCCAGGTGATGACACTCCAATCGTATCTGGTTCAGCTTTACAAGCTTTAGAAGAAGCAAAAGCTGGTAAAGATGGCGAATGGTCAGCTAAAATTATGGAATTAATGGCACAAGTAGATAGCTATATCCCAACTCCAGTTCGTGATACTGATAAAGATTTCTTAATGCCAATTGAAGACGTATTTTCAATTTCAGGTCGTGGTACAGTTGTAACAGGACGTATTGAAAAAGGTGTTGTTAAAGTTGGAGATACTATTGAAATAGTAGGTATTAGAGATACTCAAACAACTACAGTTACTGGTGTTGAAATGTTTAGAAAAGAAATGGATCAAGGTCAAGCTGGTGACAACGTAGGAGTATTATTACGTGGAACAAAAAAAGAAGATGTTGTTCGTGGTATGGTTCTTGCTAAACCAAAAACTATTACTCCACATACAGATTTTGAAGCTGAAGTTTATATTTTAACTAAAGAAGAAGGTGGTAGACATACTCCATTCTTTAATAACTATAGACCACAGTTCTATGTAAGAACAACTGATGTTACAGGCTCAATAAAATTAGCAGAAGGCACAGAAATGGTTATGCCTGGTGATAATGTGAAAATTACTGTATCATTAATTCAACCAGTTGCGCTTGAAGAAGGTACTCGTTTTGCTATCCGTGAAGGTGGTAGAACAGTTGGTTCAGGTGTTGTATCTAAAATTGTTAAGTAA
- the yaaA gene encoding peroxide stress protein YaaA, whose amino-acid sequence MFILFSPSEEKIKSSNNYNIEFIKNFFINFNTSQLSIKSNFRDNFLKEYANNFNNLENIFGVKNTNDVFKNFSTNLYSAINLYQGISFKELSYNNLSDKSKDYINRHLIIFSNLFGPIRPNDKIPFYKLKQGIKINNINQAKSYKEDTSKQLDELINDFVIDLRAKIYEEYYDIKTNSVNFNFIKNGKQLSHSSKVYRAKILKVLANNNVTELKELFNIINNDFNVLSIKTLDNKTIFNIDVKD is encoded by the coding sequence ATGTTTATATTATTCTCACCTAGCGAAGAAAAGATAAAATCATCAAACAATTACAATATAGAATTTATAAAAAATTTTTTTATAAATTTTAATACTTCTCAATTATCTATAAAATCTAATTTTAGGGATAATTTTTTGAAAGAATATGCTAATAATTTCAATAATTTAGAAAATATTTTTGGTGTAAAAAATACAAATGATGTATTTAAAAACTTTTCAACAAATTTATATAGTGCAATAAATTTATACCAAGGTATTAGTTTTAAAGAGCTATCATATAATAATCTAAGCGATAAAAGTAAAGATTATATAAATAGGCATTTAATAATATTTTCAAATCTATTTGGGCCAATAAGACCTAACGATAAAATACCATTTTATAAATTAAAACAAGGTATCAAAATAAACAATATTAATCAAGCAAAATCATATAAAGAAGATACTAGCAAACAATTAGATGAATTAATAAATGATTTTGTGATAGATTTAAGAGCTAAAATATATGAAGAATATTATGATATAAAAACTAATTCTGTGAATTTTAATTTCATAAAAAATGGCAAACAACTATCTCATAGCTCTAAAGTATATAGAGCTAAAATACTAAAAGTATTAGCTAATAACAATGTTACCGAGCTTAAAGAATTATTTAATATCATTAATAACGATTTTAATGTATTAAGCATAAAGACATTAGATAACAAAACAATTTTTAATATAGATGTTAAGGATTAA
- a CDS encoding NAD(P)H-dependent oxidoreductase encodes MNYLHLLKTRFACKEFNNEKVSQAKINTILEAGVLSPSSLGLEPWTFYVLQSPENIEKLKQFCNSKRQFETCAFAVIVAAKNNFDPKGSVVQNALKRREDFDKVYELYSPYLKRLETRNAHEYGALQCYIAATNMVNCAHTLGVDSCIIGGYDEAPINEEFLPKDEFCALVLTFGYRVNGQPKHKKMRFSFNEKVKFI; translated from the coding sequence ATGAATTATTTGCACTTATTAAAAACTCGTTTTGCTTGTAAAGAATTTAATAACGAAAAAGTTTCTCAAGCAAAAATCAATACTATTTTAGAAGCTGGAGTTTTAAGCCCTAGCTCATTAGGGCTTGAGCCTTGGACTTTTTATGTTTTACAAAGTCCTGAAAACATTGAAAAATTAAAACAATTTTGTAATTCTAAAAGACAATTTGAAACTTGTGCTTTTGCTGTAATTGTAGCTGCAAAAAATAATTTTGACCCAAAGGGTAGCGTAGTTCAAAATGCGCTTAAAAGAAGAGAAGATTTTGATAAAGTTTATGAATTATATTCGCCTTATCTAAAGCGTTTAGAAACTAGAAACGCTCACGAATATGGAGCTTTACAATGCTATATAGCAGCGACAAATATGGTAAATTGTGCTCATACTTTAGGCGTTGATTCTTGCATTATCGGAGGATACGACGAAGCACCGATTAATGAAGAATTTTTACCAAAAGATGAGTTTTGTGCTTTAGTTTTAACTTTTGGATATAGAGTAAACGGACAGCCAAAACATAAAAAAATGAGATTTTCGTTTAACGAAAAAGTAAAATTTATATAA
- a CDS encoding alpha-amylase, which yields MKEDIMNNTNANHKANQANANKGTSGQNPAHAKVHGNRGAQLNPNNKK from the coding sequence ATGAAAGAAGATATTATGAATAACACTAATGCAAACCATAAAGCAAATCAAGCTAATGCTAATAAAGGTACTTCAGGTCAAAACCCAGCTCACGCAAAAGTTCATGGAAATCGTGGTGCTCAATTAAATCCAAATAATAAAAAATAA
- a CDS encoding transporter substrate-binding domain-containing protein has protein sequence MKKLFIIMLLMLGLSANEVYKVGLSPGYPPFEFIKDGKISGFDVDLVNEIAKKLNIKVEFVSMEFDGLIAAIKAGKIDIIASGMNKTPEREKNVEFSIPYFESMNYYVKLQDNDKINSLQDLEKGATIGAQIGTIQANEISKIKGVKPYLNAEHMVFILATLNKKIDGFILESAVAKGYMKNYPNFSVFAKTKIEGDGVCIAFQKGNLELKNKFDNAIKELKTDGTYQKLLDKYELNQ, from the coding sequence ATGAAAAAATTATTTATTATTATGTTATTAATGTTAGGTCTTAGTGCAAATGAAGTTTATAAAGTTGGTTTATCACCTGGATATCCACCATTTGAATTTATAAAAGATGGTAAAATAAGTGGCTTTGATGTTGATTTAGTTAATGAAATAGCTAAAAAATTAAATATAAAAGTTGAATTTGTATCTATGGAATTTGATGGTTTAATAGCTGCTATAAAAGCTGGTAAAATAGATATAATAGCATCTGGTATGAACAAAACTCCTGAAAGAGAAAAAAATGTTGAATTTAGCATACCTTATTTTGAGAGTATGAATTATTATGTAAAATTACAAGATAATGACAAAATAAATTCTTTACAAGACTTAGAAAAAGGTGCTACAATCGGTGCTCAAATAGGCACTATACAAGCCAATGAAATTTCAAAGATCAAAGGCGTAAAACCATATCTAAATGCCGAACATATGGTATTTATTTTAGCAACTCTCAATAAAAAAATTGATGGATTTATACTAGAAAGTGCAGTAGCAAAAGGCTATATGAAAAATTATCCTAATTTTAGTGTTTTTGCTAAAACTAAAATTGAAGGTGATGGCGTTTGCATAGCATTCCAAAAAGGTAATTTAGAATTAAAAAATAAATTTGATAACGCTATAAAAGAATTAAAAACTGATGGCACATATCAAAAATTACTAGACAAATATGAATTAAATCAATAA
- a CDS encoding NAD(P)H-dependent oxidoreductase, with the protein MKNIFLINGAKAFSNSQAILSKNLHEHATKILKDNGFNVFTTTIDDGYDVNVEVEKFLKADIVIWQIQGWWYAAPWIVYEYMAKVFDEGVDKLFTSDGRSRSDVNKKYGSGGLCKGKKYMLSWTWNAPRIAFEDKEQFYKGIGVDGISVGLHKTHEYLGFDALKTFACYDVHKNPSDFLKQYESHLYSEIINKFK; encoded by the coding sequence ATGAAAAATATATTTTTAATAAATGGTGCAAAGGCGTTTAGTAATTCTCAAGCAATTCTTAGCAAAAATTTACATGAACACGCTACAAAGATTTTAAAAGATAATGGTTTTAATGTATTTACTACAACTATTGATGATGGATACGATGTCAATGTTGAGGTAGAAAAATTCTTAAAAGCCGATATTGTTATATGGCAAATTCAGGGTTGGTGGTATGCTGCACCTTGGATTGTATATGAGTATATGGCAAAAGTTTTTGATGAAGGGGTGGATAAACTTTTTACTAGTGATGGTAGAAGTAGGAGCGATGTTAATAAAAAATATGGTTCAGGCGGTCTTTGTAAAGGTAAAAAATATATGCTTTCATGGACTTGGAATGCACCAAGGATTGCATTTGAAGACAAGGAACAATTTTATAAAGGCATAGGTGTTGATGGTATTAGTGTAGGACTTCATAAAACTCATGAATATTTAGGTTTTGATGCTTTAAAAACTTTTGCTTGTTATGATGTGCATAAAAATCCTAGTGATTTTTTAAAACAATATGAATCTCACTTATATAGCGAAATAATAAATAAATTTAAATAG
- a CDS encoding phosphatase PAP2 family protein produces the protein MKIIYFLLIVILNFSSNAFADNIKKTGDILQIALPIYALGITIYNDDFIDGGKNFLMTFIATQASVEILKRTVREKRPDNSDKISFPSGHTAASFSSASFIHKRYGIKQAIVPYILASYVGYSRIKSKKHYTHDVVAGALLAGTFSYFLVDKKISINSVGDGAIISYTSNF, from the coding sequence ATGAAAATAATATATTTTTTATTAATTGTTATTTTAAATTTTAGTTCTAATGCTTTTGCTGATAATATTAAAAAAACTGGAGATATATTACAAATCGCATTGCCGATTTACGCATTAGGTATCACAATTTATAATGATGATTTTATAGATGGAGGTAAGAATTTTTTAATGACTTTTATAGCTACACAAGCCAGTGTGGAAATTTTAAAAAGAACTGTAAGAGAAAAAAGACCTGATAATTCTGATAAAATATCCTTTCCTAGTGGTCATACAGCTGCATCGTTTTCTAGTGCTTCTTTTATACATAAAAGATATGGAATAAAACAAGCTATAGTGCCATATATATTAGCTAGCTATGTGGGATACTCTAGAATTAAATCCAAAAAACATTACACACACGATGTCGTTGCTGGAGCCTTATTAGCTGGAACTTTTAGCTATTTTTTAGTAGATAAAAAAATTAGTATTAACAGTGTAGGTGATGGAGCTATTATTAGTTATACATCAAATTTTTAA
- the groL gene encoding chaperonin GroEL (60 kDa chaperone family; promotes refolding of misfolded polypeptides especially under stressful conditions; forms two stacked rings of heptamers to form a barrel-shaped 14mer; ends can be capped by GroES; misfolded proteins enter the barrel where they are refolded when GroES binds) encodes MAKEIFYSDEARNKLYEGVKKLNDAVKVTMGPRGRNVLIQKSFGAPTITKDGVSVAKEVELKDTLENMGASLVREVASKTADQAGDGTTTATVLAHAIFKEGLRNITAGANPIEVKRGMDKACEAIIAELKALAKPVAGNRKQIAQVATISANSDEKIGQLIADAMEKVGKDGVITVEEAKSINDELSVVEGMQFDRGYLSPYFITNTDKMVCELSNPLVLLYDKKITNLKDILPILEAAQKNGRPLLLIAEDIEGEALATLVVNKLRGILNIAAVKAPGFGDRRKAMLEDIAILTGGTVICEEMGRTLESAGAEDLGSASSIVIDKDNTTIVNGAGSKDAINARINQIKAQIAETTSDYDREKLQERLAKLSGGVAVIKVGAATETEMKEKKDRVDDALSATKAAVEEGIVIGGGAALIHATNRININLEGDELIGANIVRRAIKAPIRQIAENAGFDAGVVVNTIETCKDENKGFDAASGEYVDMYEEGIIDPVKVERVALLNAVSVASMLLTTEATISDIKEDKPEMPMGGGMGGMPGMM; translated from the coding sequence ATGGCAAAAGAAATTTTTTATTCAGACGAAGCTAGAAATAAATTATATGAAGGCGTTAAAAAATTAAATGACGCTGTAAAAGTTACTATGGGGCCTCGTGGTAGAAATGTATTAATTCAAAAAAGTTTTGGTGCTCCAACTATTACAAAAGATGGTGTTAGCGTTGCAAAAGAAGTTGAATTAAAAGACACTTTAGAAAATATGGGTGCAAGTTTAGTTCGTGAAGTTGCAAGTAAAACTGCTGATCAAGCAGGAGATGGAACTACAACTGCAACCGTTTTAGCTCACGCAATTTTTAAAGAAGGTTTAAGAAATATAACAGCTGGTGCAAATCCAATTGAAGTTAAGCGTGGTATGGATAAAGCTTGCGAAGCAATTATAGCTGAACTAAAAGCTTTAGCAAAACCAGTTGCAGGAAATAGAAAGCAAATCGCACAAGTTGCTACAATTTCAGCAAATAGCGATGAAAAAATCGGACAATTAATTGCTGATGCAATGGAAAAAGTAGGCAAAGATGGCGTTATCACAGTTGAAGAAGCAAAATCAATCAATGATGAATTAAGCGTTGTTGAAGGTATGCAATTTGATAGAGGTTATTTAAGTCCATATTTTATTACAAATACCGATAAAATGGTATGCGAATTAAGTAATCCTTTAGTTTTATTATATGATAAAAAAATCACAAATTTAAAAGATATTTTACCAATCCTAGAAGCTGCACAAAAAAATGGTCGCCCACTTTTATTAATAGCTGAAGATATTGAAGGCGAAGCATTAGCAACTTTAGTTGTAAATAAATTAAGAGGAATTTTAAATATAGCTGCAGTTAAAGCTCCTGGTTTTGGCGATAGAAGAAAAGCAATGCTTGAAGATATTGCAATCTTAACAGGTGGAACAGTAATTTGCGAAGAAATGGGAAGAACACTTGAGAGTGCTGGTGCTGAGGATTTAGGAAGTGCTAGTTCAATCGTAATTGATAAAGATAATACTACAATAGTAAATGGTGCAGGTAGCAAAGACGCAATTAATGCAAGAATTAATCAAATCAAAGCTCAAATTGCTGAAACTACAAGCGATTATGATAGAGAAAAATTACAAGAGCGTTTAGCAAAATTAAGTGGTGGTGTTGCTGTTATTAAAGTTGGTGCTGCAACTGAAACTGAAATGAAAGAGAAAAAAGACAGAGTTGATGACGCACTAAGTGCAACTAAAGCTGCTGTTGAAGAAGGTATAGTAATTGGTGGTGGTGCTGCACTAATTCACGCTACAAATAGAATTAATATAAATTTAGAAGGCGATGAGTTAATCGGTGCAAATATCGTTCGCCGTGCAATCAAAGCTCCAATTCGCCAAATTGCAGAAAATGCAGGATTTGACGCTGGTGTGGTTGTTAATACAATTGAAACTTGCAAAGATGAAAACAAAGGATTTGATGCTGCAAGTGGTGAATATGTAGATATGTATGAAGAAGGAATAATTGACCCTGTTAAAGTTGAGCGCGTAGCATTACTTAATGCTGTAAGCGTTGCTTCAATGCTACTTACAACAGAAGCTACAATAAGCGATATTAAAGAAGACAAACCTGAAATGCCAATGGGTGGCGGTATGGGCGGAATGCCTGGTATGATGTAA
- the groES gene encoding co-chaperone GroES: MKFTPLNKRVLIKCANETKTTASGIIIPDNAKEKPQNGEVFAVASDISDVKVGDKVVFSKYSGTEIKLEDGTYLVLNYEDILGIL, encoded by the coding sequence ATGAAATTCACTCCCCTAAACAAACGTGTATTAATAAAATGCGCTAATGAAACTAAAACTACAGCTTCTGGTATTATTATACCTGATAATGCTAAAGAAAAACCACAAAATGGTGAAGTTTTTGCAGTAGCTAGTGATATTAGTGATGTAAAAGTAGGCGATAAAGTAGTTTTCAGTAAATATTCAGGAACAGAAATTAAATTAGAAGATGGAACATATTTAGTATTAAATTATGAAGATATTTTAGGAATTTTATAA